Proteins encoded within one genomic window of Neodiprion fabricii isolate iyNeoFabr1 chromosome 6, iyNeoFabr1.1, whole genome shotgun sequence:
- the LOC124184531 gene encoding uncharacterized protein LOC124184531: MRFKLLKLATVLLIAGSSYGRPQKLEVSRNLQPEVEDLNTETWRPVQRGVNFAQEPKPVVKDLPQIVEGNSRIDVSKSQRDATDLPDMKQSLRTVATQLLNVTDPNESPKTTVDLKNEAGRTSAPKRLITVGKIGKFGNTASTDAKSKTEDPDLLIKEINSEISSMESIGVSFGRPMNSKFGYFESSHPGLAMAVTDEELEKELSSRRDVIGYKNQLTTPGGISTWILLNPPTTTPKSVQQEAKKPVDTVNKFAVKPTSSIEKIKVDQQGQKKPIAIVEKVMPTESSGKLATNKVKPAPSNSRNGPKTTTAKPQVAQTTPKKATVKAGQSAAEVTTPKTAVMTSTPTPTVEKSNFPTTEKVLTVTKKIFQVQRTTQQKLVTSTTTVRSTPKITKGNLNRTRFPARTTTAKPANKPETVSTTRIEKVTFKPVQMIQTPKDETIIERPTFVAKIKTPVPVEMPKSTPAPAPKSTTPEIRETTTVAKTDFTGSDLVEVPVQTKPPITKINNVLKAQMKKPIDEAPKIEDPVLKSKKQSADEKVDALSDQAISQALNNSQIDLKFDFNPELTKIEIKSPPEEPLLSTTTKKPRRSSQKRRRNKNKAKRRRPSTSTTESSEVTTELISSETALQESKVEPETKEVNATKTKKKQVEKPIGTQIYNYLSREIMPSFGVVSLVGLGLGLASYFLYPFGGGIARRNYEVEPNYKYNLGEYGGNYGQSEEEVFSKVIQGMTNHEAKYGGAKDYDNYYRYQKFGGPAITDTKLTKRIDHRYPTSSSELSYKPLENNYDMKYKNTEFKYPEVSTTANYFERQKQSGYTVSADGDPDRQFVVGSVPKEYGYVESPVVGQKTPTYGGNGDGQTQFEQDVAQNYAFPKNPANIPPLQSYGQPEALPLKSDTNYEEIEITPTAVAVEHGPRALKVKRSIDEEHSRAHPRFRRESVIQVIPPSGTLAVTEKEENLSNEIFDILDLMIPGKGEARNVKDHTMSNAIDHDEKIEKKREGEKAKIGDSTTEKIVEHEGEKTSEKLVSPTVIPTMSPTETSSSINSLSTTASQEAKVITTTPAAFSEEAPTESQTKDESTDDTATETEGQDLEEATVEWIDAATTTEKADKPEESGFNVFEFVRKVAEIKFRLGLTILKHASEGFARYLGGVQKRINGEE, encoded by the coding sequence aatcGATGTTTCGAAGTCTCAGCGGGATGCTACAGACCTTCCTGACATGAAGCAGTCTCTGAGAACTGTGGCAACGCAGTTACTCAACGTGACTGATCCTAATGAATCTCCAAAGACGACGGTCGACCTGAAGAACGAAGCTGGCAGGACGAGCGCGCCGAAGAGGCTCATTACCGTCGGAAAGATCgggaaatttggaaatacAGCAAGCACTGATGCGAAGTCGAAAACGGAGGACCCGGACCTTCTTATAAAGGAGATAAACTCGGAAATAAGTTCCATGGAGTCTATCGGCGTCAGTTTTGGACGACCTATGAACTCGAAGTTTGGTTATTTCGAAAGTAGCCACCCGGGGCTTGCAATGGCCGTGACAGATGAGGAGTTGGAGAAGGAATTGTCCTCGAGACGAGACGTGATTGGCTACAAAAACCAGCTAACCACCCCCGGCGGAATATCGACCTGGATTCTCTTGAACCCACCAACGACAACGCCGAAATCTGTACAGCAAGAGGCGAAGAAACCTGTAGACACAGTCAACAAATTCGCCGTCAAGCCGACGTCTTCTATCGAGAAGATAAAGGTTGATCAACAGGGCCAGAAGAAACCGATTGCAATAGTAGAAAAGGTAATGCCAACAGAGTCCTCAGGAAAGTTGGCGACAAATAAGGTTAAGCCCGCTCCGAGTAACTCTAGAAATGGTCCGAAAACGACAACTGCAAAACCGCAAGTGGCGCAGACGACACCTAAGAAAGCGACTGTCAAAGCTGGACAGTCTGCTGCAGAAGTTACGACCCCGAAGACAGCTGTGATGACGTCAACACCAACTCCAACCGTGGAAAAGAGCAACTTCCCCACAACGGAAAAAGTACTGACAGtgacgaagaaaattttccaagtccAAAGAACAACCCAGCAAAAGTTGGTGACGTCTACGACCACCGTTAGGTCAACGCCAAAAATAACGAAGGGAAATCTGAACCGAACCAGATTTCCAGCCAGAACTACGACAGCGAAACCGGCGAACAAACCTGAAACAGTATCCACAACTAGGATTGAGAAGGTGACGTTTAAGCCGGTTCAAATGATACAAACGCCGAAGGATGAGACGATAATAGAGAGGCCCACCTTTGTAGCGAAGATAAAGACGCCTGTCCCTGTGGAAATGCCGAAAAGCACTCCGGCGCCAGCTCCGAAAAGCACAACACCGGAGATCAGAGAAACGACGACGGTTGCAAAGACTGATTTCACGGGGTCTGATCTCGTTGAAGTTCCCGTCCAGACGAAACCTCCGATAACGAAGATAAACAACGTCTTAAAGGCTCAGATGAAGAAACCAATCGACGAAGCACCAAAGATCGAAGATCCAGTCTTGAAGAGTAAGAAACAGAGCGCTGACGAGAAAGTTGATGCCTTGAGTGATCAAGCTATCTCCCAGGCACTGAACAATTCTCAGATCGATCTCAAGTTTGACTTCAATCCTGAACtgacgaaaattgaaataaagtcTCCACCAGAAGAGCCGTTATTGAGCACGACTACGAAAAAACCGAGAAGAAGTTCGCAAAAGCGGCGAAGAAACAAGAACAAGGCGAAGCGACGTAGGCCTTCCACCTCGACCACGGAAAGCAGTGAAGTTACGACGGAACTAATCTCCAGTGAAACAGCTCTTCAAGAATCCAAGGTGGAGCCTGAGACGAAGGAAGTGAACGCgacgaaaacgaagaagaaacaagTCGAGAAACCGATCGGTACGCAGATTTATAATTACTTGAGCCGAGAAATCATGCCAAGCTTCGGAGTTGTGTCTTTGGTTGGTCTGGGACTGGGATTAGCTTCTTATTTTCTGTATCCGTTCGGAGGTGGAATTGCACGCAGAAATTACGAGGTCGAGCCGAATTACAAATACAACCTTGGCGAATATGGCGGCAATTATGGCCAAAGTGAGGAAGAAGTATTCTCTAAGGTCATTCAAGGTATGACGAATCACGAAGCAAAGTATGGGGGCGCCAAGGATTACGACAATTATTATCGATACCAGAAGTTTGGAGGTCCCGCTATCACTGACACGAAGCTGACGAAGAGAATTGATCACAGATATCCCACGTCTTCATCCGAACTGTCGTATAAACCGCTCGAAAATAACTACGacatgaaatataaaaacacTGAATTCAAGTATCCCGAAGTTTCGACGACGGCAAATTATTTCGAACGACAAAAGCAGTCTGGCTACACCGTATCGGCTGACGGAGACCCGGATCGTCAATTTGTTGTCGGTAGCGTCCCTAAGGAGTACGGCTACGTCGAAAGCCCAGTTGTTGGCCAGAAGACGCCAACATACGGTGGAAACGGAGACGGCCAGACCCAGTTTGAGCAGGACGTTGCACAGAACTACGCTTTTCCAAAAAATCCAGCAAATATTCCTCCGTTGCAATCGTACGGACAACCGGAAGCGTTGCCCTTGAAGAGCGACACCAATTACGAGGAGATCGAGATCACGCCTACGGCAGTCGCGGTCGAACACGGTCCCAGAGCTCTGAAGGTCAAAAGGTCGATAGACGAAGAACACTCGCGTGCACATCCACGATTCCGAAGGGAGTCCGTTATCCAAGTGATACCACCTAGCGGTACCCTAGCAGTGACCGAAAAAGAGGAGAACTTGAGCAACGAAATATTCGACATCCTAGACCTGATGATTCCGGGCAAAGGCGAGGCTCGGAATGTCAAGGACCACACGATGTCGAACGCTATTGACCACGACGAGAAGATCGAGAAGAAGAGGGAGGGAGAAAAGGCAAAGATAGGCGACAGTACCACGGAGAAAATTGTGGAACACGAGGGCGAGAAAACCAGCGAGAAATTGGTGTCACCGACCGTCATACCGACGATGAGTCCCACGGAGACATCATCGAGCATTAATTCGCTCTCGACAACCGCGTCGCAAGAGGCTAAAGTGATTACCACGACACCAGCTGCGTTCAGCGAAGAAGCACCGACCGAATCACAGACCAAAGATGAGTCGACTGACGATACGGCAACGGAAACTGAGGGACAGGATCTCGAAGAGGCGACTGTAGAGTGGATAGACGCAGCGACGACTACCGAAAAGGCGGACAAACCGGAAGAATCGGGCTTCAACGTATTCGAATTCGTTAGGAAGGTCGCGGAAATTAAGTTCAGGTTGGGATTGACCATACTGAAACATGCGAGCGAAGGTTTCGCGCGATATTTAGGCGGTGTTCAGAAGAGAATCAATGGCGAGGAATGA